Proteins encoded in a region of the Carassius gibelio isolate Cgi1373 ecotype wild population from Czech Republic chromosome B5, carGib1.2-hapl.c, whole genome shotgun sequence genome:
- the castor2 gene encoding cytosolic arginine sensor for mTORC1 subunit 2, producing MELHILEHSLKVASIAKEGIQVCTHGLIKLAFLPSKTRCKFFSLTETPEDYTIIVDEDGFKELPESEYLSVADATWLALNVVSGGGSATSSQPIGVTKIAKSVIAPLADHNISVFMLSTYQTDFILVRERDLPMVMHTLSSEFTLLRVVNGETVAVNSTGVTNGFVKPELVPRPIIHPLSSPSNMFCVTSLDPDTLPSVATLLMDVMFYSGGAKETGGQSEDSGHIRFFSFSLIEGYISLVMDEQTTRRFPNNVLFTSASGELWKMVRIGGQPLGFDECGIVAQISEPLATADIPAYYISTFKFDHALVPEENIQSVIGALRTNESTGQ from the exons ATGGAGCTGCACATTTTAGAGCACAGTTTAAAAGTAGCAAGTATAGCGAAAGAGGGCATCCAGGTTTGCACTCATGGATTAATCAAACTAGCTTTTCTGCCATCTAAAACAAG ATGTAAGTTCTTTAGTTTAACTGAAACTCCAGAGGATTACACCATTATCGTGGATGAAGATGGCTTTAAAG AGCTGCCGGAGTCTGAGTATCTCAGTGTTGCCGATGCAACGTGGTTGGCTCTTAATGTGGTGTCCGGGGGCGGAAGTGCTACCAGCTCTCAACCAATCGGAGTAACAAAAATCGCAAAATCAGTCATCGCCCCACTGGCAGACCATAATATCTCAGTGTTCATGCTGTCTACATACCAGACTGATTTTATATTG GTTCGAGAGCGGGATCTGCCCATGGTCATGCACACGCTGTCTTCAGAATTCACTCTCCTGAGGGTTGTCAACGGAGAAACAGTTGCTGTCAACAGTACCGGGGTCACCAATGGTTTTGTCAAGCCTGAACTGG TTCCTCGTCCGATCATTCATCCACTCTCCAGCCCCAGTAACATGTTCTGCGTTACCAGCCTGGACCCCGACACGCTGCCCTCGGTGGCCACACTGCTCATGGACGTCATGTTCTACTCTGGAGG AGCAAAAGAGACTGGGGGGCAGAGTGAGGATTCTGGACACATTCGCTTTTTCTCCTTCTCGCTGATCGAGGGCTACATCTCTCTAGTTATGGATGAGCAAACCACTCGGAG GTTTCCAAACAATGTCCTCTTCACTAGTGCTTCAGGAGAGCTTTGGAAAATGGTCCGCATCGGAGGACAACCCTTAGGGTTTG ATGAATGTGGCATTGTGGCTCAGATATCTGAACCGCTGGCGACCGCTGACATTCCAGCCTACTATATCAGTACCTTCAAGTTCGATCACGCTCTG GTGCCTGAGGAGAACATCCAGAGTGTGATCGGAGCCTTGAGGACCAATGAGAGCACAGGACAATGA